A single Paenibacillus sp. FSL R5-0517 DNA region contains:
- a CDS encoding helix-turn-helix domain-containing protein, which produces MENASFQHLIFENKRMEIYLHGAHESGFNNARTICQRHLHHMMFEVNIVLAGSQVVIFNDYSYEQHTGELVLIPPMTVHQYKTEKAQFTKFFVAHIKITDINFLQKIATIAPLFIQQRNSELTDLVKPLVYDLMNKLKKDASDISIFQTILDISLHIENYCDEKASMLSLGTELSYEIARKIDELVVFGIDAEADLNINWFEDISSKLGRSRRHCSRVFKEAYGMSPREYLTILRQQEAIQLLMNTEETIEQIAYRIGFGNVQSFIRQFSKWTGLTPGAFRRQEINTHMYLTPLELQS; this is translated from the coding sequence ATGGAGAACGCGTCATTTCAACATCTTATATTTGAGAATAAACGAATGGAAATCTACTTACATGGTGCTCACGAGTCAGGATTTAATAATGCGAGAACGATATGTCAAAGACATTTGCATCATATGATGTTTGAGGTAAATATCGTGCTTGCGGGCTCACAGGTCGTGATATTTAATGACTACTCATATGAGCAGCATACAGGAGAACTTGTATTGATACCGCCAATGACCGTTCATCAATACAAAACGGAGAAAGCTCAATTCACTAAATTTTTTGTTGCGCATATTAAAATAACTGATATCAATTTCTTGCAGAAAATTGCTACCATTGCTCCGCTGTTCATCCAGCAAAGGAATTCAGAATTAACGGATCTAGTAAAACCGCTGGTGTATGACTTAATGAATAAGCTTAAAAAAGATGCATCTGATATATCCATTTTCCAAACCATACTGGACATTTCACTTCACATTGAGAATTACTGTGATGAAAAAGCTTCCATGCTCTCTTTGGGAACGGAATTGTCTTATGAAATCGCCAGAAAGATAGATGAACTAGTGGTGTTCGGCATTGATGCAGAGGCTGATCTGAACATCAACTGGTTTGAAGATATCTCTTCTAAGCTGGGACGAAGTAGAAGACACTGCAGCCGTGTGTTCAAAGAAGCTTATGGTATGTCTCCTCGAGAATATTTAACTATTTTGCGGCAGCAAGAGGCCATCCAGCTGCTAATGAATACTGAAGAAACGATTGAACAAATTGCATACCGAATTGGTTTTGGCAATGTGCAAAGCTTTATCAGGCAATTTTCCAAATGGACTGGTCTGACGCCGGGAGCTTTTAGAAGACAGGAAATTAACACGCACATGTACTTGACTCCACTTGAACTTCAATCTTAG
- a CDS encoding sugar ABC transporter permease: protein MKSITNSRTKHFYLFISPWLFGFLALTAGPMIYSLYMSFTDWKLFGGSSWIGLENYRLLTQDFIFWKSLWNTFYYTFVGVPLGLVAGYLLAVLLNTKVKFMGTFRTLFYLPSLVPAVANSLLWLLIFQPEFGLANTVLSSIGFPTSDWIASETMVKPALIIMSLWGAGGGMVIYLAGLQGVPQSLYEAAEMDGAGRFKKFIHVTIPMTSHVIFFNLIMGMIGSFQIFTQSYVMSNGGPNYASLFMVQYLYQNAFDYFNMGYASAVAWALFVIILIFTVIQFKVFGKRVYYED, encoded by the coding sequence TTGAAAAGTATTACGAACAGTAGAACCAAACATTTCTACCTGTTTATTTCACCATGGTTGTTTGGTTTCTTAGCCCTTACTGCCGGCCCAATGATTTACTCCTTGTATATGTCCTTCACAGATTGGAAGTTATTTGGGGGTTCTAGCTGGATTGGATTGGAGAATTATCGCTTACTTACTCAGGATTTTATCTTTTGGAAGTCTCTATGGAATACGTTCTACTACACCTTTGTTGGAGTGCCTCTAGGCTTGGTGGCGGGATATCTGCTTGCCGTACTGCTAAACACCAAAGTGAAATTCATGGGCACATTTCGTACATTGTTCTACTTGCCTTCCCTCGTTCCAGCGGTGGCCAATTCGTTATTATGGTTGCTCATTTTCCAACCCGAGTTCGGGCTGGCCAACACCGTCTTATCCTCTATCGGCTTTCCCACTTCAGACTGGATTGCTAGTGAAACGATGGTCAAACCAGCACTGATCATCATGAGTCTGTGGGGAGCAGGGGGAGGGATGGTTATATATCTAGCCGGTTTGCAGGGTGTTCCTCAATCATTATACGAAGCTGCAGAAATGGACGGCGCTGGCCGATTCAAAAAATTTATCCATGTCACAATACCAATGACGTCTCATGTTATTTTCTTTAATCTGATTATGGGGATGATTGGTTCATTTCAGATCTTTACGCAATCTTATGTCATGAGTAACGGAGGACCCAATTACGCCTCGCTTTTCATGGTTCAGTATTTATATCAAAATGCCTTTGATTATTTCAATATGGGTTATGCTTCGGCTGTTGCATGGGCATTGTTTGTCATTATTCTCATCTTTACGGTAATTCAGTTCAAAGTCTTTGGCAAGCGCGTCTACTACGAAGATTAA
- a CDS encoding carbohydrate ABC transporter permease has product MANTVLNTNVSEQTLQSIQASKRWDRIVTYILLVFMSILFLLPFIWLIGTSLKPEAEAISYPPSLFPKEVDWKNYAEVFDLVPFLKFYQNTIIVTLTSVAGTVFSSALVGYGFARINGRGRNFWFMMLLATMMLPSQVTMIPVYLIFAKLGWINTFLPLIVPSFFGSAYFIFLLRQFFRTIPKELDEAAIIDGCGPFRIFWNIMLPLIIPSLLTVAILSFMGSWNDFFGPLIYLNDTSKFTLSLGIQTFKGQNTMLWGPMMAASTMVITPLVVLFFFAQKYFIQGIATSGLKG; this is encoded by the coding sequence ATGGCTAATACAGTTCTTAATACAAATGTCTCTGAGCAAACCCTTCAGAGTATTCAAGCTTCAAAACGTTGGGATCGTATCGTAACTTATATACTCCTTGTGTTCATGTCTATTTTGTTCCTTTTACCTTTTATATGGCTAATTGGGACATCACTGAAACCAGAGGCAGAAGCTATTAGTTATCCGCCATCGCTTTTCCCTAAAGAAGTGGACTGGAAAAACTATGCAGAAGTCTTTGATCTTGTTCCCTTCCTGAAATTCTATCAGAACACAATCATCGTTACATTGACTTCTGTCGCGGGTACTGTGTTCTCAAGTGCGCTGGTCGGGTATGGTTTTGCGCGTATAAACGGAAGGGGGAGAAACTTTTGGTTTATGATGTTACTTGCAACCATGATGCTTCCTTCCCAAGTCACCATGATACCGGTCTACTTAATTTTTGCTAAACTCGGTTGGATCAACACGTTTTTACCATTGATTGTTCCATCGTTCTTTGGTAGCGCATACTTCATATTTTTACTTCGTCAATTCTTCAGAACCATACCCAAAGAGCTAGATGAAGCAGCTATAATTGACGGCTGTGGTCCTTTCCGGATCTTTTGGAATATCATGTTGCCACTTATTATTCCCTCTTTATTAACAGTTGCAATTTTAAGTTTCATGGGGAGCTGGAATGATTTCTTTGGCCCATTGATTTATTTGAATGATACGAGCAAGTTTACGTTATCTCTGGGGATTCAGACCTTCAAAGGACAAAACACGATGCTGTGGGGACCTATGATGGCAGCAAGTACGATGGTTATCACCCCGCTTGTTGTGTTGTTCTTTTTTGCTCAAAAATATTTTATTCAAGGAATAGCAACTTCTGGGTTGAAAGGGTGA
- a CDS encoding sugar ABC transporter substrate-binding protein, whose product MIVSKTKLLSGLAILILMCMTLTSCTEAAQEDSSGKKTIRIMMWGNGPAEVNGDRQIIEEFEKQNQDINVDIVVAPYDNIMQKFVTMSAGNDQPDLIWIQDVYLADFAEKGLLLELNNYMESNKLSREDWLPGAMERGTWADKLYALPRDLITINIAYNKDMFDEAGVSYPQDNWTWDEFLDAAKKLTKRDDKGRTLQFGMASYSWQEAVVANGGGLFSQDGSEVLLDSPETIEALQWVADLTTVHHVAPTTAESQGLGDLFLAGKAAMTFSGPWNWKAYTEETNFTFDVVETPAGKAGNKSQLLGLPIAIGSQTKHPDEAWRLLEFLTHGGGQDIQSNIVGAYPSVKRAEETFLKGQYSPDSVEAVPNAMKENTVVMPSFPNLAQAQDLIQPVVDEIARGKQRAEVALPKLANQIRKKFDMK is encoded by the coding sequence ATGATAGTAAGTAAAACAAAGTTGCTGAGTGGTTTAGCGATTTTAATCCTGATGTGTATGACGCTTACTAGCTGTACAGAAGCAGCTCAGGAGGATTCGTCCGGTAAAAAGACAATTCGTATTATGATGTGGGGGAATGGTCCTGCTGAAGTAAATGGCGATCGTCAAATTATTGAAGAATTTGAAAAACAAAATCAAGATATCAATGTTGATATCGTCGTGGCACCTTACGATAATATTATGCAAAAATTTGTAACGATGTCCGCAGGGAATGATCAGCCGGATTTGATATGGATACAGGACGTATACTTGGCAGATTTTGCAGAGAAAGGTTTACTTCTCGAACTGAACAATTATATGGAGAGCAATAAGTTAAGCAGGGAGGATTGGCTGCCTGGAGCCATGGAGAGAGGCACATGGGCAGATAAACTGTATGCGCTTCCTAGAGATTTGATTACGATTAATATCGCGTACAACAAAGATATGTTTGACGAAGCGGGTGTTTCTTACCCGCAAGATAACTGGACCTGGGATGAGTTTTTGGATGCTGCAAAAAAACTTACAAAGCGTGATGACAAGGGTAGGACTCTTCAGTTCGGCATGGCTTCTTATTCTTGGCAAGAAGCTGTAGTAGCCAATGGAGGCGGACTTTTCAGTCAGGACGGTAGTGAGGTGTTATTGGATTCTCCGGAAACGATAGAAGCCCTTCAGTGGGTCGCCGATTTAACGACAGTTCATCATGTTGCGCCAACTACGGCGGAGTCTCAAGGACTCGGGGATTTGTTTCTAGCCGGCAAAGCAGCGATGACATTTAGTGGTCCATGGAACTGGAAAGCCTATACGGAAGAAACTAATTTTACCTTCGACGTGGTGGAAACGCCAGCAGGTAAAGCAGGCAATAAATCTCAGCTTCTTGGTCTTCCGATTGCCATCGGTTCACAGACAAAACACCCTGATGAAGCATGGAGGCTTCTTGAGTTTCTGACTCATGGAGGTGGGCAGGACATCCAGTCCAATATTGTAGGAGCGTATCCTTCTGTGAAGCGCGCGGAGGAAACTTTTCTGAAAGGTCAGTACTCACCTGATAGTGTAGAAGCTGTTCCAAATGCCATGAAAGAGAATACAGTCGTTATGCCTTCATTTCCGAACTTGGCACAAGCACAGGATCTTATTCAGCCTGTCGTAGACGAAATTGCTAGAGGAAAGCAACGTGCAGAAGTTGCCTTACCCAAACTCGCGAATCAAATTCGAAAAAAATTCGATATGAAATAA
- a CDS encoding glycoside hydrolase family 36 protein, protein MKKDTSTLKWRNHSTCVEFSEKGEQMEVRLQSPACEVFYVVLRWEAQWPQQVSILGDHFERGYGDLEWRGHVTDRKLPWYFLVNTGESIDALGVKTRAGAICYWNTDPRGFTLTLDVRNGTKGVQLGDRVLEAATIIYRHGLAEETSFEAACEFCKLLCDDPLQTDEPVYGSNNWYYAYGNSSYSDIIEDSRLLAELSPIGGPRPYMVIDDGWQPIRLSGQSCNGGPWERGNNRFMDMEKLAADMKEIGVKPGIWYRPLLTSERHESHFKRRTSEGDGSTILDPSVPEVLELIKKDIRRFVNWGYMLIKHDFSTFDIFGKWGFEMNDSFFAYREEFKDRSKTTAEIIVNLYKAIRDAAGDAVIIGCNTIGHLAAGLVHVQRTGDDTSGIEWERTRKMGINTLAFRMPQHNALFQVDADCVGITDKIPWELNRQWLQLLSRSGTPLFISADPKIVDSEMKEEIRAAYVTSSKFIPAGYARDWMNTTTPEKWVLQGQEVEFNWHEDAVLEKK, encoded by the coding sequence ATGAAAAAGGATACTTCAACATTGAAGTGGAGAAATCACTCTACGTGTGTTGAATTCTCTGAGAAAGGTGAGCAAATGGAAGTAAGGCTTCAATCACCGGCATGCGAAGTATTCTATGTTGTCCTTCGATGGGAGGCTCAATGGCCGCAACAAGTGAGTATTCTGGGTGACCACTTTGAGAGAGGATATGGTGACCTGGAGTGGCGAGGGCACGTAACTGACAGAAAATTGCCGTGGTATTTTCTCGTTAACACAGGAGAATCAATCGATGCCTTGGGCGTGAAGACCCGTGCTGGTGCGATTTGTTATTGGAATACAGATCCGCGAGGATTTACATTAACATTAGATGTCAGAAACGGAACAAAGGGCGTCCAGTTAGGCGACCGTGTATTAGAAGCGGCAACCATAATATATCGTCATGGTCTCGCTGAGGAAACGTCCTTTGAAGCGGCCTGTGAATTTTGTAAATTATTGTGCGATGATCCCCTACAGACGGACGAACCTGTATACGGAAGTAACAATTGGTATTATGCCTACGGGAATAGCTCTTACAGCGATATTATTGAGGATAGCAGGTTGCTTGCTGAATTGTCTCCGATTGGTGGTCCTCGCCCGTATATGGTCATTGATGATGGTTGGCAGCCAATACGCCTGAGCGGACAATCTTGTAATGGAGGGCCGTGGGAACGCGGAAATAATCGATTCATGGATATGGAGAAACTTGCTGCTGATATGAAAGAAATTGGGGTTAAACCGGGGATATGGTATCGTCCTTTACTGACCAGTGAAAGACATGAGTCGCATTTTAAACGAAGAACAAGTGAAGGTGACGGTTCAACCATCCTGGATCCCTCTGTGCCGGAAGTACTCGAACTTATTAAAAAGGATATCCGTAGATTTGTAAATTGGGGCTATATGCTGATTAAACACGATTTCTCTACCTTCGATATTTTTGGTAAGTGGGGCTTTGAAATGAATGATTCATTTTTTGCGTATCGTGAAGAATTTAAAGATCGCTCAAAAACCACAGCTGAAATTATCGTTAATCTATATAAAGCAATTCGAGACGCGGCTGGGGACGCTGTCATTATTGGATGTAACACCATTGGTCATCTGGCAGCGGGTCTTGTACATGTACAACGTACAGGTGATGATACAAGCGGTATTGAATGGGAAAGAACGAGGAAGATGGGGATTAACACTTTGGCGTTCCGCATGCCCCAGCACAACGCCCTGTTCCAGGTAGATGCTGACTGTGTGGGTATAACGGATAAGATACCATGGGAGTTAAACAGGCAGTGGCTTCAACTCCTGTCCAGAAGTGGAACTCCATTGTTTATCTCTGCTGATCCCAAAATTGTTGATTCCGAGATGAAAGAAGAGATTCGGGCGGCATATGTAACATCTTCTAAATTTATACCCGCAGGATATGCGAGAGACTGGATGAATACGACCACTCCGGAGAAATGGGTACTTCAAGGACAGGAGGTTGAATTTAACTGGCATGAGGATGCTGTCCTTGAAAAAAAATGA
- a CDS encoding DNRLRE domain-containing protein produces the protein MVRVSVPLKKISFIVCAVLLLTGLLPGKAMVSAETDIETESPSGVAPISNLDTSTYQKPTLVANGKPFFFNGVQIRDDKILTRFNYTDAQMQNVYQLAADDGFTVANSQILWSMIQPDQVFSATESTYISGGTNASTNFSTSKSVKAKYDSTNVSNQALTYLKFDFTSLSETSADAAKIRIYVNSMDAGTANLHLYGITDDSWNASTMTWNSGAPNHDGYQVSGTLGVDYFDLGITPSYDPVNQVAMYDFDVTDFVNNHAFGDGKKASFILQTDTVNNVGVTMDGTQGATYSPKLIISRADAWDYSWLDKVIGFAETANLKLELMWFGSDTTKMTNDHRVPYYVIRNFTKMQTNDGQVLLEKAAGYTNEAVYTFRMSKNDPNLRAQEYTALKNMFDHVAEYNATHGNKQTVIGANISNEPGNGIGGTRSYDSYSNADYTAGGYTSHNRFNWDSYWVWAQNLGAAVKQSNYPVWTRINFHTFEGDFIFRNEEMKARGETTYVDFVGYDPYIGSTDEGFRYGLGLWPDTSYLPYNYGGNFPMIMETSGSRSTSDYLNIATLAGGSTYNIYNMMANDGNDLYNNGPNNLPVAKNNNTTGIRKTNLWLKTIWYDLATKKPDSSGGTMLKFFNEHADNAANVTKNIRDINIVYSTANKGVGMAIERSENEIALASKTASTFTLENLLAYGPVTMTTGYYDENNSWVSTGSKSFTTNGNDVTVAMNEYDTVRVVSTSSLPELNTYYSINDDFLNSYAGWTTQGKVSIADKPGVLDQSLHIEGSSSSAESSFAEKTFTPVSGDVKMEFRIRRNEASGTVIAPDVYDNLGNVALSLAMDTAGNIVYKNASGAWATLQTYTNRTWYKVEMDVNTNTDTYDLYINGVKMLEQEPLATPVTNIAKIRYLAEDATSEANIDKVKIYQEGAPTQPSEEPLHFEAETTPFSTSGITINNVSANDASGGQYAQTSTSTNIGDWVQYTVQVPTAGTYNFNVGYKTHKKSRGTVQLTVDGVNQGAQINQLAATEGFTSVDLGEVTLSAGEHTFRFTVTGKNVSNNSYAVTIDYIDLIPASSKNSDPLDVHFHMNNL, from the coding sequence ATGGTCAGAGTTAGCGTTCCACTCAAGAAAATTAGTTTCATTGTGTGTGCGGTTTTGTTGCTTACGGGACTACTGCCAGGAAAAGCTATGGTCAGCGCAGAAACAGACATCGAAACAGAGTCTCCGAGCGGAGTGGCTCCGATTTCCAACTTGGACACATCAACCTATCAGAAGCCTACACTGGTCGCCAATGGAAAACCGTTCTTCTTTAATGGCGTTCAGATCAGGGATGACAAGATTTTAACGCGTTTTAATTACACTGATGCTCAGATGCAAAACGTATACCAGTTGGCAGCAGACGATGGTTTTACTGTTGCAAACTCACAAATCCTGTGGTCGATGATTCAGCCAGATCAGGTATTCTCAGCCACGGAATCCACTTATATCTCTGGAGGTACCAACGCCAGTACTAATTTCTCAACCAGTAAATCGGTAAAAGCAAAATATGATTCTACGAATGTGAGTAATCAGGCTCTAACCTATTTGAAGTTTGATTTTACCTCCTTATCTGAAACCTCAGCCGACGCTGCCAAAATCAGGATCTACGTGAATAGTATGGATGCTGGAACCGCTAATCTGCATCTATATGGTATTACGGATGACTCATGGAATGCATCAACGATGACTTGGAACAGTGGTGCGCCGAATCACGATGGGTACCAGGTTTCTGGGACGTTGGGCGTCGATTATTTTGACTTAGGCATCACCCCGTCTTACGATCCTGTAAATCAAGTGGCTATGTATGATTTCGACGTTACGGATTTTGTTAATAACCATGCGTTTGGAGACGGTAAGAAAGCAAGCTTTATACTTCAGACGGATACCGTCAATAACGTAGGCGTGACAATGGATGGGACACAAGGAGCCACCTATTCACCTAAGTTAATCATTTCCAGGGCCGATGCTTGGGATTATTCATGGTTAGACAAAGTTATTGGATTTGCAGAGACAGCCAATCTGAAGCTGGAATTAATGTGGTTCGGATCGGATACCACAAAAATGACAAACGATCACAGAGTTCCCTATTATGTCATTCGAAACTTTACAAAGATGCAAACCAATGATGGACAGGTGCTTCTTGAAAAAGCAGCTGGCTACACGAACGAAGCCGTATATACGTTTCGTATGTCCAAAAACGATCCGAATTTGAGGGCTCAGGAATACACTGCTCTAAAAAATATGTTTGACCATGTGGCTGAATATAATGCTACCCATGGTAATAAGCAAACGGTAATAGGTGCGAACATTAGTAATGAACCCGGTAATGGTATTGGGGGAACACGTTCCTACGATTCATATAGCAACGCCGATTATACAGCTGGTGGTTACACATCACACAACAGATTTAACTGGGATTCGTATTGGGTTTGGGCTCAAAATTTAGGTGCCGCAGTAAAACAGTCTAACTACCCGGTATGGACGAGGATCAATTTTCATACCTTCGAAGGGGACTTCATTTTCAGGAATGAGGAAATGAAAGCTAGAGGAGAAACGACTTATGTGGATTTTGTAGGATACGATCCATATATTGGTTCAACCGATGAGGGTTTTCGATATGGATTGGGACTCTGGCCGGATACCAGTTATCTGCCTTACAACTATGGGGGGAACTTTCCAATGATTATGGAGACATCCGGATCAAGATCCACTTCAGATTATCTGAATATTGCTACCCTTGCAGGGGGATCCACCTATAATATCTATAACATGATGGCAAATGACGGTAACGATTTGTACAACAATGGTCCGAATAACTTGCCTGTAGCCAAAAACAATAATACCACAGGAATAAGAAAAACGAACTTGTGGCTTAAGACAATCTGGTACGATCTTGCGACTAAAAAGCCGGATAGCTCGGGAGGAACGATGCTCAAGTTTTTTAACGAACATGCCGATAATGCGGCCAACGTCACTAAAAATATTCGAGATATCAATATTGTCTACAGTACTGCAAATAAAGGAGTCGGTATGGCGATAGAGAGAAGCGAAAACGAAATAGCCCTAGCTAGCAAAACGGCTTCGACATTTACACTTGAAAATTTGCTTGCCTACGGTCCCGTTACAATGACCACTGGTTATTACGATGAAAATAACAGCTGGGTATCGACGGGGAGCAAATCCTTTACCACAAACGGAAATGACGTTACTGTAGCTATGAATGAATATGATACCGTAAGAGTAGTGAGTACGAGTTCTCTTCCAGAACTGAACACATATTATTCAATTAATGACGATTTTCTCAATTCATATGCAGGTTGGACGACCCAAGGAAAAGTAAGTATCGCAGATAAACCAGGAGTACTCGATCAGAGTCTTCATATTGAAGGGTCTTCCTCATCCGCTGAAAGCTCCTTTGCCGAGAAAACGTTCACGCCTGTGAGCGGCGATGTAAAAATGGAGTTTCGTATTCGCCGAAATGAAGCAAGTGGCACTGTTATTGCACCTGATGTGTATGACAACTTAGGTAACGTTGCCCTAAGTCTGGCCATGGATACTGCAGGCAATATCGTCTATAAGAATGCAAGCGGTGCATGGGCGACATTGCAAACCTACACAAACAGAACCTGGTACAAGGTTGAAATGGATGTGAACACGAATACCGATACCTATGATCTCTACATTAACGGTGTGAAAATGTTAGAACAAGAACCATTGGCAACTCCCGTAACCAATATCGCCAAGATCAGATACTTGGCTGAAGATGCAACAAGCGAAGCAAACATTGATAAGGTCAAGATTTACCAGGAAGGTGCACCTACTCAACCAAGCGAGGAACCCTTACATTTTGAAGCTGAGACGACTCCTTTTTCAACTAGTGGTATTACCATAAATAATGTCTCAGCGAATGATGCAAGCGGAGGACAATATGCTCAAACAAGCACATCAACAAACATAGGAGATTGGGTCCAGTATACTGTTCAGGTTCCTACTGCCGGAACCTATAATTTCAATGTCGGATATAAGACACATAAAAAGAGCAGAGGGACCGTACAATTGACGGTCGATGGCGTGAACCAAGGGGCTCAAATCAATCAATTAGCCGCCACTGAAGGATTTACCTCAGTTGATTTAGGCGAAGTTACACTATCTGCTGGAGAGCACACATTTCGATTTACAGTAACGGGAAAGAACGTTTCGAACAATAGCTATGCTGTTACCATTGACTACATCGACTTAATTCCCGCTTCTTCAAAAAATAGCGATCCACTTGATGTACACTTTCACATGAATAACTTATAA
- a CDS encoding sensor histidine kinase has translation MWAFLKYRHTLSFQKKLILFFLPLALIPMIFLAALSSWIYNDQISQGMNRNLNSTVNLINDHLNTYLNELTRLSVLPYYNNTILEIMQGTDSVSTSDYYQVQGLLVQAIRNPREDLQSVFIYRRDGQIFSSAIYNANINDQYNFKDSEWYHKSVKANGKVVFMGKANDPRILNRPEPTFSIARAIKIYNGPIIGVIIIDVNFTGFASIFQNVNLGNNSNIVVLDQNKHVVYSKNEHYLSVASEVGPDKPNVQAEGEQLIISQIQSEKTGWSIMGIVSETELNQGKATVYKLIFTVAAIVFFVILMVSVFLSNTITKPLRTLRRLMGRVERGDFNVAYNSLDENVEISQVGRAFNKMNQRIDELINQVLEIRYKQKEAELNNLKLQIRPHFLYNNLEAIRALAEMGDREGITEMTSALGGMLRYSLNKQDTKVTLRQELEQVQNYIKIEKIRSGDSLVVHYDVDTDLLDCMTIPILIQPIVENCIHHAFNHSTGVKQIELAILAKGDDMVICLKDNGIGITAERLTQLSAYLRDDVEELPSANFGIGLKNVHTRIQLEYGPTYGLFLFSEYQKGMIVELHIPKRC, from the coding sequence ATGTGGGCATTTCTGAAATACAGACATACGCTGTCATTTCAAAAGAAGTTAATTCTTTTTTTCTTGCCATTAGCTCTGATTCCGATGATTTTCTTGGCAGCGCTATCAAGCTGGATTTACAATGATCAAATCTCCCAAGGGATGAACCGTAATTTGAATAGTACTGTAAATTTAATAAATGATCACCTCAATACATATCTGAATGAATTGACTAGATTGTCAGTTCTCCCCTATTACAACAACACCATTTTGGAAATCATGCAAGGGACAGACAGTGTTAGCACTTCCGATTATTATCAAGTTCAAGGGCTCCTAGTCCAAGCCATTCGAAACCCTAGGGAAGATCTACAGAGTGTGTTCATTTATCGGCGTGATGGTCAGATCTTCTCGAGTGCCATTTACAATGCAAATATAAATGATCAATATAACTTTAAAGATTCAGAGTGGTACCACAAGTCAGTAAAAGCCAATGGAAAAGTTGTGTTTATGGGTAAGGCAAATGATCCTCGTATATTAAACCGCCCAGAGCCCACATTCTCTATTGCCAGAGCGATTAAAATTTATAATGGCCCCATTATAGGGGTGATTATTATCGATGTAAACTTCACGGGGTTCGCCAGCATATTCCAAAACGTAAACTTGGGGAATAACTCAAATATTGTAGTACTTGACCAGAACAAGCATGTTGTATATAGCAAGAACGAACATTATTTGTCGGTTGCGTCTGAAGTAGGTCCTGACAAACCGAATGTACAAGCAGAAGGTGAGCAATTAATCATTAGTCAGATACAGTCTGAAAAAACAGGCTGGAGCATTATGGGAATTGTATCTGAAACGGAGCTTAACCAGGGTAAGGCAACGGTTTACAAACTTATCTTTACCGTAGCAGCTATCGTATTTTTTGTCATTTTAATGGTATCCGTATTCCTGTCCAATACGATTACCAAGCCGCTCAGAACACTTCGCCGGCTGATGGGAAGAGTGGAGAGGGGTGATTTCAACGTGGCTTATAACTCATTAGATGAGAATGTAGAAATTAGTCAGGTGGGGCGCGCCTTCAACAAGATGAATCAACGGATCGATGAGCTTATTAATCAAGTGTTGGAAATCAGATACAAGCAGAAGGAAGCCGAACTAAATAATTTGAAGCTGCAGATCCGACCTCATTTCCTGTATAACAACTTGGAAGCGATAAGGGCTCTAGCTGAAATGGGGGATCGGGAAGGAATCACAGAGATGACATCTGCACTGGGCGGAATGCTTAGATACAGTCTAAATAAACAAGATACGAAAGTCACACTCCGTCAGGAGCTGGAGCAAGTACAAAATTACATTAAAATAGAAAAGATTCGGTCGGGCGATTCCCTAGTTGTTCATTATGATGTGGACACGGATCTATTGGATTGTATGACCATTCCAATCCTGATCCAACCCATTGTGGAGAACTGTATTCACCATGCTTTTAATCACTCAACTGGAGTAAAACAGATTGAACTTGCCATATTAGCAAAAGGAGATGATATGGTCATATGTTTAAAAGATAATGGAATCGGAATAACCGCAGAAAGATTGACCCAACTATCAGCTTACTTGAGAGATGACGTGGAGGAACTTCCATCCGCTAATTTTGGCATCGGGTTAAAAAATGTCCATACCCGAATTCAATTAGAATACGGTCCTACTTATGGACTCTTCTTATTCAGTGAGTATCAAAAAGGCATGATCGTGGAGCTTCACATCCCAAAAAGATGCTAG
- a CDS encoding RDD family protein, producing MEENILYKAGFWIRLGANVLDSLIISIPLVIIAGVLTGNFDTDEPIAKLLSAIYSILLPVYWYGRTIGKRICGIRIRKYDTHEPPKIGTMLMRVVVAGLVYVITLGIGVIVSAFMVGLREDRRAIHDFIAGTEVVWD from the coding sequence TTGGAGGAAAACATTTTGTATAAAGCAGGTTTTTGGATTAGATTAGGAGCAAATGTATTGGATAGTCTTATTATTTCAATTCCGTTAGTTATTATTGCAGGTGTGCTTACGGGTAATTTTGATACGGATGAACCGATTGCCAAATTACTTAGTGCGATATATTCAATTTTATTACCAGTTTACTGGTATGGCCGAACCATTGGAAAACGTATATGTGGAATTCGAATCCGTAAATACGATACACATGAACCGCCAAAAATTGGTACGATGCTGATGCGAGTTGTTGTGGCTGGACTTGTGTATGTAATAACTTTGGGTATCGGAGTTATTGTGAGTGCTTTTATGGTTGGTTTGCGTGAGGATCGACGTGCGATTCATGATTTTATTGCAGGAACAGAAGTAGTCTGGGATTAA